The Candidatus Nanosynbacter featherlites region TACACTGACGGTTCTGCTTCGCCAAATCCCGGTCCAGGTGGGTTTGCGGTGATTCGTGATCTTGAGCCGTGGATTTTGGGCTCAGAGGACGGTGAGACGACTAACATTCGCATGGAAGGCAAGGCGCTGATAGCGGCGCTTCAGGACGCGGACGAGGCGCCGTGCGTGATCTACACTGACAGCGAATTTTGGATCAATGTGGTGACCAAGTGGGCGCCAGGTTGGCAGCAGCGCGGCTGGACAAAGAAGGGCGGTGAGATCAAAAATCTGGACATTGTGCGTGAGCTATATGAGCTGTATTCAAATTCGCAGGCAGAACTCCGCTGGGTGCGCGGTCATGAGGGCGACGAAGGTAATGAGTTGGCGGATGAGTGGGCCAACCGAGCGCGTGAAGGCGAGAGATTGACTAAATAATATATTTCTGATATAATATAAAACATGAGCGAATTACACGTGCCAGACCGCGTGCAGCTTGAGTTACATCCGTTTTACTCCTATCCAGATTCGGCTGATTTGCTGTACGCACGCCTTGGTGTTGCCACGGCGGTTGATCTTCGTGGTGATGCATTATATGTCAGGGCAGGTGTCGGTGATAGTAAGGATCACGATAAACTAGCTGGCAAGGTTGATCCAGATAGTGATAAAAATATAGCACTACCGTCTGAGATGTATGCAAAGCAGGGAATAGTGACTATATGGTATTATCCTAACATGGGAGACAGGCTTGAAGGGCTGGCTGGTCCGATGGTGAAGCAAGGTCTTAACCCAGAGGCCAACCTGACACGTGAACAGACGACGCAGTGTTTAAAAATGGCCGCCTTGGCAATCGGTTTATTTGTAGTCCAACCGCCACATGAGGTATTGAAACAGGAAGATCTCAGTAAGATTATGGTGGATGAAACAATGTTGACTGAAGCAGATAGACAATTTGGTCGATATATAACCTCCTAGCTGGCGGTGCCTAGTAAAAATTGCTATACTAGGGTAATGGAAGAAGTGAGGGAAACGACTGATATTTTTTTGTGGGCGAATCAAACTGACGCGAAAAAGAACGATTTACAGATTGAGCTGTTCTTATTTAATAAAAATTACACGCCGTATGCTATGCCTTTGAAGGGCGATGTTGAGCAGCAGCTGCGACCGTTATTCTTGTTTGATTATATCAATCAAGTTACTTTAGGGGCGGGCACTGGCCTCAGTGTGCGGGACTATGAGCTGAGCGAAGCGGAAGAAAACGTGCTACTGCGGACGGATCTCGCCAAGGT contains the following coding sequences:
- a CDS encoding ribonuclease H family protein, translated to MTIYYTDGSASPNPGPGGFAVIRDLEPWILGSEDGETTNIRMEGKALIAALQDADEAPCVIYTDSEFWINVVTKWAPGWQQRGWTKKGGEIKNLDIVRELYELYSNSQAELRWVRGHEGDEGNELADEWANRAREGERLTK